Proteins co-encoded in one Ornithorhynchus anatinus isolate Pmale09 chromosome 14, mOrnAna1.pri.v4, whole genome shotgun sequence genomic window:
- the MAPK8IP2 gene encoding C-Jun-amino-terminal kinase-interacting protein 2 translates to MADRAEMFSLSTFHSLSPPGCRPPQDISLEEFDDEDLSEITDDCGIGLNYDSDHYEKDSLSLGRSEQLHPICTFQDDFQEFEMIDENEEEEEEEEEEEEEEEEQQRGEEGKGDDGEGTGRGAPIPSPSPEDTHTHRPTTLSLSAPGTQDSLNNNNNNKKPSRRSPPHSPRATWQETVLRSPPAAPHDARRSPPPHSCVQDGPRGPGGPRGPAAFDCQGNRAGAQPAGPDPNRNLQAAAAAAAQAQAQAQAQGHVEGEGEGEGEEEEPPCWARPGPRSLPEPDSTSSPSSDPGIEADLTSRSGGRGRGRGRGRRGSEDLSSPGSGSGSESEEDEGELAAALGGGRLRGHMISSISETELDLSSDGGGGGGSSSSSIGGGGGGGGGSSSGGGRSSHLTNSIEEASSPGSDPDDPPLLPRAPALAPAPRPEPPQGQPAPRPFFLPVGPGGPGGPAGPAGAAGPAGDSEYESGSESEPDLSEDSDSPWLLSNVVSRMMSEGSYPIRCPAQCLSPAGGSAARSPADTISPASELGAATDLLADEEARAEREDDEDDDEDDEDGDEERPAPKPRRDRQKKKREEDEEEEEEEERRRRRRRRGAAPGPATIELVDMETLRCSLQAGEAEVPPPRGPPGPAAPAAPRPGPFLFLSNPTRDTITPVWAPAGPARPQDSGRAKPCCVAADSEDEEEEQEEQEEEEGRERGEEEGPGRAGAAPALDASLVYDAVKYTLVVDENTQLELVSLKRCCSTLSDSSGDCGGGDSDNDSDDSDLLLGRRAQDSGPSSPRAGDSSPDAPDLHFSKKFLNVFVNSTSRSSSTESFGLFSCMISGEEREQTHRAVFRFIPRHADELELDVDDPVLVEAEEADFWFRGYNMRTGEQGIFPAFYAHEVFGPAKDLLGVKRGPCWVERFNVQFLGSVEVPHHQGNGILCAAMQKIATARKLTVHLRPPASCDLEISLQGVKLSLSALGPDEEAERCSHFFQMKNISFCGCHPRNSCYFGFITKHPVLSRFACHVFVSQESMRPVAQSVGRAFLEYYQEHLEFACPTEDIYLE, encoded by the exons ATGGCGGATCGGGCGGAGATGTTTTCTCTGTCCACCTTCCACTCCCTGTCCCCGCCGGGATGCAG GCCGCCCCAGGACATCAGCCTGGAGGAGTTTGATGATGAGGATCTGTCCGAGATCACCGACGACTGCGGCATTGGCCTAAACTACGACTCTGACCACTACGAGAAG GACAGCCTGAGTTTGGGGCGCTCGGAGCAGTTGCACCCCATCTGCACATTCCAGGATGATTTCCAGGAATTCGAGATGATCGATGAAaacgaggaagaagaggaagaggaggaggaggaggaggaggaagaggaagagcagcagaggggggaggagggaaaaggggacgatGGGGAAGGCACTGGCCGGGGGGCCccaatcccatctccttcccccgaggacacgcacacacacaggccGACCACCCTGTCCCTCTCTGCCCCGGGCACCCAG GACTctctgaacaacaacaacaacaacaagaagccCAGCCGGAGAAGCCCCCCGCACTCCCCGCGGGCCACGTGGCAGGAGACGGTCCTGCGCTCCCCTCCGGCCGCCCCTCACGACG CCCGCCGGTCCCCACCGCCGCACTCGTGCGTGCAGGACGGTCCCCGCGGCCCCGGCGGCCCTCGGGGCCCCGCCGCCTTCGACTGCCAAGGCAACAGGGCCGGGGCGCAGCCCGCGGGACCCGACCCCAACCGCAACCtgcaggccgccgccgccgccgccgcccaggcccag gctcaggcccaggcccagggccaCGTAgagggcgagggcgagggcgagggcgaggaggaggagccgccctgctgggcccggccggggccccgctcGCTGCCCGAGCCCGACAGCACCTCGTCCCCGTCCTCCGATCCCGGGATCGAGGCGGACCTGACCTCCCggtccgggggccggggccggggccggggccgcggccggcgGGGCAGCGAGGACCTGTCGTCTcccggctcgggctcgggctccgaGTCGGAGGAGGACGAGGGCGAGCTGGCGGCGGCGCTGGGCGGGGGCCGGCTGCGCGGCCAcatgatctcgtccatctcggaGACCGAGCTGGATCTGAGcagcgacggcggcggcggcggcggcagcagcagcagcagcatcggcggcggcggcggcggcggcgggggcagcagcagcggcggcggccgcTCCTCGCATCTGACCAACTCCATCGAAGAGGCGTCGTCTCCGGGCTCCGACCCCGACGACCCCCCGCTCCTTCCGCGGGCCCCGGCCCtcgcccccgcgccccgccccgagCCCCCCCAAGGCCAGCCCGCCCCGCGCCCCTTCTTCCTgccggtggggccgggggggccgggggggccggcggggccggcgggggcggcggggccggcgggcgacAGCGAGTACGAGTCGGGCTCGGAGTCGGAGCCGGACCTCAGCGAGGACTCGGACTCGCCCTGGCTCCTCAGTAACGTGGTGAGCCGCATGATGTCCGAGGGCTCCTACCCCATCCGCTGCCCCGCGCAGTGCCTGTCCCCGGCCGGCGGCTCCGCGGCCCGCTCGCCCGCCGACACCATCTCCCCGGCCTCGGAGCTGGGCGCGGCCACCGACCTGCTGGCCGACGAGGAGGCCCGGGCCGAGcgggaggacgacgaggacgacgacgaggacgacgaggacggCGACGAGGAGCGGCCGGCGCCCAAGCCCCGCCGGGACCggcagaagaagaagagggaggaggacgaggaagaggaggaggaggaggag cggcggcggcggcggaggcggcggggggcggctcccggcccggccaccaTCGAGCTGGTGGACATGGAGACGCTGCGCTGCTCCCTGCAGGCGGGGGAGGCCGAGGTGCCCCCTCCccgcgggcccccgggccccgccgcccccgccgccccgcggcccgggcccttcctcttcctcagcaACCCCACGCGCGACACCATCACGCCCGTGTGGGCCCCCGCGGGCCCGGCACGGCCCCAGGACAGTGGCCGCGCCAAGCCCTGCTGCGTGGCCGCCGACtcggaggacgaggaagaggagcaggaggagcaggaggaggaggagggccgcgagcggggggaggaggagg ggccggggcgggcaggggcggCCCCCGCCCTCGACGCGTCCCTCGTGTACGACGCCGTCAAGTACACGCTGGTGGTGGACGAGAACACGCAGCTGGAGCTGGTGAGCCTGAAGCGCTGCTGCTCCACCCTCAGCGACAGCAGCGGCGATTGCGGCGGCGGCGACAGCGACAACGACAGCGACGACAGCGACTTGCTTCTGGGCCGCCGAGCCCAGGActcgggcccctcctcccccagggcagGGGACTCGTCCCCGGACGCCCCCGACCTGCACTTTTCCAAGAAATTCCTCAACGTGTTTGTCAACAGCACTTCTCGCTCCTCCA GCACGGAGTCCTTTGGCCTCTTCTCCTGCATGAtcagcggggaggagagggagcagacgcACCGCGCCGTCTTCAG gTTCATCCCCCGGCACGCCGACGAGCTGGAACTGGACGTGGACGACCCGGTGCTGGTGGAGGCCGAGGAAGCCGATTTCTGGTTTCGGGGGTACAACATGCGCACCGGGGAGCAGGGCATATTCCCAGCCTTCTACGCCCACGAGGTGTTCGGCCCTGCCAAAGACTTGCTGG GGGTGAAGCGCGGCCCGTGCTGGGTGGAGCGTTTCAACGTCCAGTTCCTGGGCTCCGTGGAAGTTCCACACCACCAGGGGAACGGCATCCTGTGTGCCGCCATGCAGAAG ATCGCCACCGCTCGGAAGCTGACCGTCCACCTGCGTCCCCCCGCGTCCTGTGACCTGGAGATCTCCCTGCAGGGGGTCAAGCTGAGCCTCAGCGCCCTGGGGCCAGATGAGGAG GCGGAACGCTGCAGCCATTTCTTCCAGATGAAGAACATTTCCTTCTGTGGCTGCCACCCCCGGAACAGctg ctacTTCGGCTTCATCACCAAACACCCCGTGCTGAGCCGCTTCGCCTGCCACGTCTTCGTCTCGCAGGAGTCCATGCGGCCGGTGGCCCAGAGCGTCGG CCGCGCCTTTCTGGAGTATTACCAGGAACACCTGGAGTTCGcctgccccacagaggacatTTACCTGGAGTag
- the CHKB gene encoding choline/ethanolamine kinase, with the protein MPGSPGPLLGKVRAPQRPRLDGLPRNSGLRAPSRRATLVPRRGDALPTDYNSQHAARLRAAPARPRPPPPTARSTPGGAGLRRAGISSRASAPPSEAPHEKNQIRASPESLGHLFAPLSGSAEPAADGSRAVATPSSRSRPSGGNTRKGKWEEESRRRRKRRQGGGVGSNVHGRSPIPFYPATWPTSSSTERGAAEEPGAAAAAAAAGPDGGQEGRRRASSLSREAELRAFRWCREFLGGAWRRVRPEELGVSPVSGGLSNLLFRCSLPEHIPSVGDEPRQVLLRVYGAILQGVDSLVLESVMFAILAERELGPRLYGVFPEGRLEQYIPSRRLQTRELREPGVSREIAEKMARFHGMEMPFNKEPLWLFGTMERYLKRIQDLTRGPPARRPSLDLLEAYHLADEMLSLRQLLESTPSPVVFCHNDVQEGNILLLSGRDANSSDRLMLIDFEYSSYNYRGFDIGNHFCEWVYDYSHDQWPFYRARLSDYPTRSQQLHFIRHYLSEALGGATPSPEEQERLEEEMILEINRFALASHFFWGLWSILQATMSTIEFGYLEYAQSRFQAYFQQKAQLT; encoded by the exons ATGCCGGGCAGCCCAGGGCCGCTTCTCGGGAAGGTCCGGGCCCCGCAGCGGCCGCGGCTCGACGGCTTGCCCCGTAACTCGGGGCTACGGGCCCCGTCGCGCCGCGCCACCTTGGTTCCCCGGCGGGGTGACGCGCTGCCCACCGACTACAACTCCCAACATGCTGCGCGGCTcagggccgcccccgcccgcccccgccccccacccccgaccgcgCGAAGCACGCCGGGAGGGGCGGGACTGCGGAGGGCCGGGATCTCAAGCCGCGCTTCAGCTCCACCCTCCGAGGCGCCGCACGAGAAGAATCAAATCCGGGCGTCCCCAGAGTCTTTAGGACATTTGTTC GCCCCGCTGAGCGGCTCCGCCGAGCCGGCGGCCGACGGGTCCCGGGCGGTGGCTACGCCCTCCTCTAGGTCCCGGCCTTCGGGCGGCAACAcccggaaggggaagtgggaggaggaaagccgGCGCCGGCGGAAAAGACGCCAAGGAGGGGGTGTTGGAAGTAACGTCCACGGCCGGTCCCCCATCCCCTTCTACCCCGCCACCTGGCCCACCTCCAGCTCCAcggagcg aggggcggcggaggagccaggggcggcggcggcggcggcggcggccggtcccGACGGCGGCCAAGAGGGGCGGCGCCGAGCTTCGTCCCTGAGCCGAGAGGCCGAGCTCCGGGCCTTCCGCTGGTGCCGGGAGTTCCTGGGGGGGGCCTGGCGGCGAGTGCGGCCCGAGGAGCTGGGCGTCAGCCCCGTCAg CGGTGGCCTCAGTAACCTGCTGTTCCGCTGCTCCCTCCCCGAGCACATCCCCAGCGTCGGGGATGAACCGCGCCAGGTGCTGCTCAGGGTCTACGGggccattctgcag GGTGTGGATTCCCTGGTCCTGGAAAGCGTGATGTTCGCCATCCTGGCAGAACGGGAGCTGGGCCCGCGGTTGTACGGCGTGTTCCCCGAGGGTCGGCTGGAGCAGTACATCCCG AGCCGGAGACTGCAGACCCGGGAGCTGCGGGAGCCGGGGGTGTCCAGGGAGATTGCGGAGAAGATGGCTCGTTTCCACGGAATGGAGATGCCGTTCAACAAGGAGCCCCTGTGGCTGTTTGGGACCATGGAACG GTACCTGAAGCGGATCCAGGATCTGACCCGAGGACCCCCCGCCCGGCGGCCCAGCCTCGACCTGCTGGAAGCCTACCATCTGGCAGATGAGATGCTCAGCCTCAG GCAGCTGTTGGAGTCAACCCCATCGCCTGTGGTCTTCTGTCACAATGACGTGCaagaag GAAACATCTTGCTGCTCTCGGGGCGCGACGCTAACTCCTCCGACCGGCTCATGCTCATCGACTTCGAGTACAGCAGCTACAATTACAG GGGCTTCGACATTGGGAACCATTTCTGCGAGTGGGTTTACGACTACAGTCACGACCAGTGGCCGTTCTACCGCGCCCGGCTCTCTGACTACCCGACCCGGAGCCAGCAG TTGCACTTTATCCGTCATTATCTGTCAGAGGCGTTGGGTGGCGCGACCCCCTCCCCTGAGGAACAAGAgcgcttggaggaggagatgatcTTGGAGATCAACCG aTTTGCTTTAGCCTCACACTTCTTCTGGGGACTCTGGTCCATCCTGCAGGCCACCATGTCTACCATCGAGTTTGGGTACCTG gagTATGCCCAATCCCGTTTCCAGGCTTACTTCCAGCAGAAGGCGCAGTTGACCTGA